Proteins found in one Mycoplasma sp. 1578d genomic segment:
- the tuf gene encoding elongation factor Tu yields MAKIEFDRSKEHVNVGTIGHVDHGKTTLTAAIATVLSKKGLSEARDYASIDNAPEERARGITINTAHIEYETEKRHYAHVDCPGHADYVKNMITGAAQMDGAILVVAATDGPMPQTREHILLSKQVGVPRIVVFLNKCDMLEGDEEMIELVELEIRGLLSDYGFDGDNAPIIRGSALKALEGDAKYEEKIMELMDAVDTYIETPVKEFEKPFLMAVEDVFTITGRGTVATGRVERGKLTLNEEVEIVGLKATKKTVVTGIEMFRKNLKEAMAGDNAGLLLRGVNRDDVERGQVLAKPGSIVPHTEFEAAIYVLKKEEGGRHTPFFKNYKPQFYFRTTDVTGGVEFEPGREMVMPGENVNLKVKLIAPIAVEEGTKFSIREGGRTVGAGSVTKILK; encoded by the coding sequence ATGGCAAAAATAGAGTTTGATCGTAGTAAAGAACACGTTAATGTTGGTACTATTGGACACGTTGACCACGGTAAAACTACATTAACAGCTGCGATTGCAACTGTTTTATCTAAGAAAGGGCTTTCAGAAGCACGTGATTATGCTTCTATTGATAATGCACCTGAAGAAAGAGCACGTGGAATTACTATTAACACTGCTCACATTGAATACGAAACTGAAAAACGTCACTATGCACACGTAGACTGTCCTGGACACGCCGATTATGTTAAAAACATGATTACAGGAGCTGCTCAAATGGACGGAGCTATCTTAGTTGTTGCTGCAACAGATGGTCCTATGCCTCAAACACGTGAACACATTCTTTTATCAAAACAAGTTGGTGTTCCTCGTATCGTTGTTTTCTTAAACAAATGCGATATGCTTGAAGGTGATGAAGAAATGATTGAGCTTGTTGAACTTGAAATTCGTGGACTTCTTTCAGATTATGGATTTGATGGAGACAATGCACCTATCATTCGTGGATCAGCACTTAAAGCACTTGAAGGTGATGCAAAATACGAAGAAAAAATTATGGAACTTATGGATGCTGTAGATACTTATATCGAAACTCCTGTTAAAGAATTTGAAAAACCATTCTTAATGGCTGTTGAAGACGTATTTACCATTACCGGACGTGGAACTGTTGCTACTGGACGTGTAGAACGTGGAAAATTAACACTTAACGAAGAAGTTGAAATCGTTGGGCTTAAAGCTACTAAAAAAACAGTTGTTACTGGAATTGAAATGTTCCGTAAAAACCTTAAAGAAGCTATGGCCGGAGATAATGCAGGTCTTTTACTTCGTGGAGTAAACCGTGATGATGTTGAACGTGGACAAGTTCTTGCTAAACCAGGATCAATCGTTCCTCACACTGAATTTGAAGCTGCAATCTACGTACTTAAAAAAGAAGAAGGTGGACGTCACACTCCATTCTTTAAAAACTATAAACCACAATTCTACTTCCGTACAACTGATGTTACTGGAGGAGTAGAATTTGAGCCTGGACGTGAAATGGTTATGCCTGGAGAAAACGTTAACCTTAAAGTTAAACTTATTGCTCCTATTGCCGTTGAAGAGGGAACTAAATTCTCTATTCGTGAAGGTGGACGTACTGTTGGTGCAGGATCAGTTACCAAAATTCTTAAATAA
- the tapR gene encoding TyrS-associated PheT N-terminal domain-related protein TapR, with protein sequence MILVHKLSDQFSNCAILTIDTSIKPTKQIKSDNYLFFVDENNKVNSINVFNNESLLNSSNKAFFALDEQESLKIKKIAHDLNLQINDGKKFVYAQIIKRNVHPKSDKLFVLTLFDNSKEFQVVTNTLDSIQGKIVAVALPGSINANGLEILDGSMLDVKSNGMLIGYASLGLQDQGLVFGDEKNIGEEVIF encoded by the coding sequence ATGATTTTAGTGCATAAATTAAGCGATCAATTTAGTAATTGTGCGATTTTAACAATTGATACAAGCATCAAACCAACCAAGCAAATTAAAAGCGATAATTATCTCTTTTTTGTTGATGAGAATAATAAAGTTAATTCAATTAATGTGTTTAATAATGAATCATTACTTAATTCAAGTAATAAAGCTTTTTTTGCTTTAGATGAACAAGAAAGTTTAAAAATCAAAAAAATAGCTCATGATTTAAATTTACAAATTAATGATGGAAAAAAGTTTGTTTATGCTCAAATAATCAAACGTAATGTTCACCCCAAAAGTGATAAATTATTTGTTTTAACTTTATTTGACAATTCTAAAGAATTTCAAGTGGTCACTAATACACTTGATTCAATTCAAGGAAAAATTGTAGCTGTAGCACTTCCTGGTTCAATTAATGCAAACGGATTAGAAATTTTAGATGGCTCAATGTTGGATGTAAAAAGTAATGGCATGCTTATTGGATATGCTAGTTTGGGATTGCAAGACCAAGGTTTAGTTTTTGGTGATGAGAAAAATATCGGAGAGGAAGTTATATTTTAA
- the tyrS gene encoding tyrosine--tRNA ligase, protein MNIIEEFKKRGVFKQISNYEKFLNLPKNSGVYVGFDPTADSLHLGNYIQIINLLRFKKYGYEIIAVLGGATGMIGDPSFKEAERILLNEQQINHNKSKIKQQLEKFGFKVVDNYDFYKNMTIIDFLRDIGKLVNIAYIMSKDSIASRIEKGLSFTEFSYQLIQGWDFVQLYKDFNVKIQFGGSDQWGNITTGLDMISTLFGSQHQAIALTSQLLTDQNGNKFGKSTGGGNNWLAKEKTKPYDLYQFLLNQPDSQVEKLLKWLTFIQIQEIEDIMKKHFEQPSLKLAQKRLAYEVIKDIHSEQDAKNSLNISEILFNKNLDLNKFTLNDIKGIENELKTLAIPVNTNLVEFLIDNQILKSKREANEFIQFKSLRVNLQSITQEFLVNSEFFENQYAFLNVGKKQFYLIKIVK, encoded by the coding sequence ATGAATATTATTGAAGAATTTAAAAAACGTGGTGTTTTTAAACAAATTTCAAATTATGAAAAATTTCTTAATCTCCCCAAAAATAGTGGAGTTTATGTTGGTTTTGACCCCACAGCAGATAGTTTACATTTAGGAAATTATATTCAAATTATTAACTTACTCAGATTTAAAAAATACGGATATGAAATTATTGCAGTTTTAGGTGGGGCTACAGGAATGATTGGAGATCCATCATTTAAAGAAGCAGAAAGAATCTTACTTAATGAGCAGCAAATTAATCATAATAAGTCTAAAATTAAACAACAACTTGAGAAATTTGGCTTTAAAGTAGTTGATAATTATGATTTTTATAAAAACATGACCATAATTGATTTTTTAAGAGATATTGGAAAACTAGTGAATATTGCATATATTATGTCTAAAGATTCAATTGCATCACGGATTGAAAAAGGACTAAGTTTTACTGAATTTTCATATCAATTAATACAAGGTTGAGACTTTGTTCAACTTTATAAAGATTTCAATGTTAAAATCCAATTTGGCGGCTCAGATCAATGAGGTAATATTACAACTGGTCTTGATATGATCTCAACTCTATTTGGTTCACAACATCAAGCAATTGCATTAACTTCTCAACTTTTAACTGATCAAAATGGAAATAAATTTGGAAAATCGACCGGTGGAGGGAATAATTGATTAGCCAAAGAGAAAACCAAACCATATGATTTATATCAATTTTTACTTAACCAACCCGATTCACAAGTTGAAAAGCTACTGAAATGATTAACTTTTATTCAAATTCAAGAAATTGAAGATATCATGAAAAAGCATTTTGAGCAACCATCATTAAAATTGGCTCAAAAAAGATTAGCTTATGAAGTCATTAAAGATATTCATAGCGAACAAGATGCTAAAAATAGTCTTAATATTAGTGAAATCTTGTTTAACAAAAATCTTGATTTAAACAAATTTACTCTTAATGATATTAAAGGAATTGAGAATGAACTTAAAACTCTTGCAATTCCAGTTAATACTAATTTAGTTGAATTTTTAATTGACAATCAAATTTTAAAATCTAAGCGTGAAGCTAATGAATTTATCCAATTTAAATCGTTAAGAGTTAATTTGCAATCAATCACTCAAGAATTTTTAGTCAATTCAGAATTTTTTGAGAACCAATACGCTTTTCTTAATGTAGGTAAAAAACAATTTTATTTAATTAAAATAGTCAAATAA
- a CDS encoding CTP synthase yields the protein MSKTKIIALTGGVFSSLGKGLVLASIGRILHTQKFKVATLKLDPYLNIDPGTMSPVQHGEIFVTHDGMEADLDLGHYERFLDYPISKTSSLSAGQIYQQVLTKERAGDYLGKTIQIVPHLTNEIHERINQIIDSDPDLDFLLIELGGTVGDIESLPFIEALRSYKFHDSTRQICFIHVSPLIRLNIGNEIKTKPTQHSVMKLREHGIIPNVLILRTSYPFDQQLHEKIALYCNIDNDKIFYSQDVDNIYLLPQLLYEQKIHTKIFEFFKLDDPRTKNDLSSWLTFTDSIVKLKKSTYNVALVGKYVQLADSYLSIIESFNLASYHLGIDLKLTLIDATKIKSYKQAQEMLGSYDGICVPYGFGSRGIEGKMFAIQYAREHQVPFLGICLGMQLAVIEYARNVLKLTKANSMEFDVQTPDPLFTIQPTFHNTNRLGGTLSLGSSQVAIKPNTLAYEVYQSLNIVERYRHRYDFNPQYLDKFNDGNFVFSGVNSAGAESLIELKNHPFFIACQFHPEFLSKPLKPHPLFVGLLSALMKKNQ from the coding sequence ATGTCTAAAACTAAGATTATTGCGCTAACAGGTGGAGTTTTTTCATCCTTAGGAAAAGGATTAGTTTTAGCCTCGATTGGCCGGATTTTACATACTCAAAAATTTAAAGTAGCTACTCTAAAGCTTGATCCTTATTTAAATATTGACCCTGGGACTATGTCTCCAGTGCAACACGGAGAGATTTTTGTCACCCATGATGGAATGGAAGCAGATTTGGATTTAGGACATTATGAACGTTTTTTAGATTATCCAATCTCAAAAACTTCTTCTTTATCAGCTGGTCAAATTTATCAACAAGTTCTAACTAAAGAACGTGCTGGTGATTACTTAGGTAAAACAATCCAAATCGTTCCACATTTAACCAATGAAATTCACGAAAGGATCAATCAAATTATTGATAGTGATCCTGATTTAGATTTCTTGCTTATTGAGCTTGGAGGTACTGTTGGGGATATTGAATCATTACCATTTATTGAAGCATTACGTTCATATAAGTTCCATGATTCCACACGACAAATTTGTTTTATCCACGTTTCTCCGTTGATTAGATTAAATATTGGAAACGAAATTAAAACCAAACCAACTCAACATTCAGTTATGAAATTAAGAGAACACGGAATTATTCCTAATGTTCTAATTTTGCGTACCAGTTATCCATTTGATCAACAATTACATGAAAAAATTGCTTTATATTGCAACATTGATAATGATAAAATTTTCTATTCACAAGATGTTGACAATATTTATCTATTACCTCAATTGCTGTATGAGCAAAAAATTCACACTAAAATCTTTGAATTTTTTAAATTAGATGATCCAAGAACTAAGAATGATTTATCATCATGACTAACTTTTACTGATAGCATTGTTAAACTTAAAAAATCAACCTATAATGTGGCTCTTGTCGGAAAATACGTGCAATTAGCAGATTCATACCTATCAATTATTGAATCATTTAATCTTGCTAGTTATCATTTAGGAATTGATCTTAAATTAACTTTAATTGACGCAACTAAAATTAAATCTTATAAGCAAGCACAAGAAATGCTTGGTTCTTATGATGGAATTTGTGTTCCGTATGGATTTGGAAGTAGAGGAATTGAAGGCAAAATGTTTGCCATTCAATACGCAAGGGAACATCAAGTTCCATTTTTAGGAATTTGTTTAGGAATGCAGTTAGCTGTAATTGAATATGCTCGAAATGTGTTAAAGCTTACCAAAGCTAATTCAATGGAGTTTGATGTACAAACCCCAGATCCGCTTTTTACTATTCAACCAACCTTTCATAACACCAATCGTTTAGGAGGAACTTTATCTTTAGGAAGTTCTCAAGTTGCTATTAAACCTAATACCTTAGCATATGAAGTTTATCAATCATTAAATATTGTTGAACGTTATCGTCATAGATATGACTTTAATCCACAATATTTAGATAAATTCAATGACGGAAACTTTGTTTTTTCAGGGGTAAATAGTGCTGGAGCTGAATCTTTAATCGAGTTAAAAAACCATCCATTTTTTATCGCTTGTCAATTCCACCCTGAATTTTTATCTAAACCACTTAAACCACACCCATTATTTGTTGGTTTATTAAGTGCATTAATGAAAAAGAACCAATAA
- a CDS encoding DegV family protein, translating into MKKIAIVISSSCGLTEKQAKNRGWFYLPLNIQIDNKNYLDGIDLTSENLFDKFSKNSSGAKTSSTNIGYVLNLFEQLSNTFDAVVVFPLSEKLSGEYQNLVNFSNNFKNVYVINSLDVAQLISLKVIEFEHLIDSGVSLNEAIKKIENNPCQYSVTLIPKYNNFLVKGGRLTPGAAAVANLLKIIPMIKFENGKLEKEGIGRVFSKTILNCIENKLANLHKQELKNLDLIILHSQNPEIDKYIEYVKENYQINPLISYIPPVISIHTGPEAIVIIKHSKLSNKQRSLFE; encoded by the coding sequence ATGAAAAAGATAGCTATTGTTATAAGTTCATCTTGTGGACTGACTGAAAAACAAGCCAAAAATCGAGGTTGATTTTATCTTCCGTTAAATATTCAAATTGATAATAAAAATTATCTTGACGGAATTGACCTCACTAGTGAAAACTTGTTTGACAAATTTTCTAAAAATTCAAGTGGAGCTAAAACAAGTTCGACAAACATTGGATATGTTTTGAATTTATTTGAACAACTTTCAAATACATTTGATGCAGTAGTGGTTTTTCCACTTTCAGAAAAATTATCAGGTGAATATCAAAATTTAGTAAATTTTTCAAATAATTTTAAAAATGTCTATGTCATTAACTCACTTGATGTTGCACAATTAATTAGCTTAAAAGTCATTGAATTTGAACATTTAATTGACTCTGGAGTTTCGTTAAATGAGGCAATTAAGAAAATTGAAAATAATCCTTGCCAATATTCAGTAACATTAATTCCTAAGTATAATAATTTTTTAGTCAAAGGTGGACGCTTAACTCCTGGAGCAGCTGCTGTTGCTAATTTATTAAAAATTATTCCTATGATTAAATTTGAAAATGGTAAATTAGAAAAAGAGGGAATTGGTCGGGTATTTTCAAAAACAATTCTTAATTGTATTGAAAATAAATTAGCAAATTTACATAAACAGGAACTAAAGAACTTAGATTTAATCATTTTACATTCACAAAATCCTGAAATTGATAAATATATTGAATATGTTAAAGAAAATTATCAAATTAATCCATTAATATCATATATTCCCCCAGTAATTTCTATTCACACCGGACCAGAAGCTATAGTAATTATTAAACATAGTAAACTTTCAAATAAACAAAGAAGTTTATTTGAGTAA